The Xiphophorus hellerii strain 12219 chromosome 22, Xiphophorus_hellerii-4.1, whole genome shotgun sequence genome has a window encoding:
- the gnrh3 gene encoding gonadotropin-releasing hormone 3 — protein MKASSRVMVQVLLLALLAQVTLCQHWSYGWLPGGKRSVGELEATIRMMGTGGVVSLPEEASAQTQERLRPYNINDGSSHFDRNKRFLNK, from the exons ATGAAGGCAAGCAGCAGAGTTATGGTGCAGGTGCTGTTGTTGGCATTGCTGGCTCAGGTCACTCTGTGCCAGCACTGGTCCTATGGATGGCTACCAGGTGGAAAGAGAAGCGTGGGAGAGCTCGAGGCAACCATCAGG ATGATGGGCACGGGAGGAGTGGTGTCGCTTCCTGAAGAGGCGAGTGCCCAAACCCAGGAGAGGCTTAGGCCGTACAAT ATTAATGATGGCtccagtcattttgacagaaacaaaaggTTCCTGAATAAATAA